GAAGAACAGAAGAAACTTCGCATACGGGAAAACAAAAAGAGAAAGGCTGAATTCCCGCCCTACGGGCGAGAATGACGATGAGGAATCGGTGCGTTACGCCGCTTCGCGGCCAACACGCCCACGGTTCTACCACCCGGAACCGATGGAGAATCCGGCGGTGAGGCCGCCTGCGTCTTTCTTTTCTCCGAAGAGACGGACCTTGGCTTTCGAGTACCGGACATCCGCCCCCAACGTAATGGGGAGATTTGGTCTCTCGTCGGAAAAATGCGTCCTGAATATCAGCCTCAACCCCGCGTCCAGCCAGAACCCAAGAGCATCGCGGTCACGATCCTTTGAATCCTCTAAAGTCTCCCGGTCCTCAATTTCCTCCACAGCACCGAACAGCGCCGGGCCGCCGCCCGCGAAACCCGAGAAATGCTCCGTCTCGAAGACTTTTTTCCGAATGCCAAGCCCTACCTCTTCGGTCGAACCGGAATGTTTTTCGCTCTCGTGAGAGCTTTGAAGGTAATCGATGGACAGGGCGAACGGCCACCCCTCGGGCGTAACATTGCCGTGGAATATCATCGCCTCCTGACTACCCGCAGACCCCCAGTCTTTATTGTTGTCGAGGTCCTTTAGTCCAAAGGTCAGGCTAAGGCCGTCTCCCTGGTCTTTCGGCAACGCCATTAGAGGGGTGATCAGGGCAAGCAGGAAAAACCCCCGGGCGGCGTAGCCGACAACAGAGGTGACGCCGCCGGGTTTGTCGAACCCCATGTAGGGGTAGCCGACCGGTTTTGATGGAGCCCCCTCCGCCCTCGCGAATCCGGCCAGCAACGCAATCAGCAGGATGGCAACAGTGATCTTTTTCATCGTACCTCCCCGCTCCCGGCGGCAGGGAGCAACCCTATGTGTTATGGCGCAAGGTAAAAGGCCGCCGCTCAGAGGACCTTCCCCAGATACCAGTCGATCAGCCGAGTCCCCCAGAAAAGATACGCCGTGGCGCCGAGGGCCAGGAAGGGGCCGTAGGGTATTTCGTAGTCGCTCCCCTCGCCTTTCATCTTCAATACGATTATACCGATGAAGGAACCGGCGATGGAGGAGGTGAAGATGGTGAAGAGGACGCCCTGCCACCCGAGGAAGGCTCCGATGGCGGCGAGGAGCTTTACGTCTCCCATCCCCATCCCCTCTTTCTTCATTATATACAGGTAGGCGAGCGAGACGGCGAGGAGTATCCCTCCCCCGGCGGCTATCCCGAGGAGGCTGGCTTTCCAGCCTATTCCGGTCACGTGCGAGAGCGCGAGGCCGAGGGGTATTCCGCCCAGGCTTATGGAATCGGGTATTATCTTGTGGTCGAGGTCGATAAAGGTGGCGGCGACGAGCCCGGCCAGGAAGACGAAGTAGGCTCCGAAGGCGAGCGGCGTTTCGCCGTGGAGGGTCCAGAGGTAGAGCGACAGCACTCCCATGAGGGTTTCCACGGCGGGGTAGCGGGGGGATATTTTTATGCCGCAAGAGGCGCACTTTCCCCGCAGGAGAATAAAGCTTATTATAGGTATGTTGTTCCAGGGAGCTATGCGCGTACCGCAGCCGGGGCACCGGCTTGGGGGCGTGGAGAGAGACTCCTCTCGGGGCAGGCGGTAGATGACTACGTTTAAAAAGCTCCCGACCATGGCTCCGAGAACGAAGGCGAAAACTGCGAAGACGGTCTCTAACCCCTGCATAACACCCCTTTTTATGGCTTTTATTAACCCGGCCACTCTACCACAAGGCGTTTCGGATTGACACCCGGCCCTTCGGCCAATATCTTCGTCAAATCGTTTTTTGG
The genomic region above belongs to bacterium and contains:
- a CDS encoding prepilin peptidase → MQGLETVFAVFAFVLGAMVGSFLNVVIYRLPREESLSTPPSRCPGCGTRIAPWNNIPIISFILLRGKCASCGIKISPRYPAVETLMGVLSLYLWTLHGETPLAFGAYFVFLAGLVAATFIDLDHKIIPDSISLGGIPLGLALSHVTGIGWKASLLGIAAGGGILLAVSLAYLYIMKKEGMGMGDVKLLAAIGAFLGWQGVLFTIFTSSIAGSFIGIIVLKMKGEGSDYEIPYGPFLALGATAYLFWGTRLIDWYLGKVL